A stretch of Miscanthus floridulus cultivar M001 chromosome 13, ASM1932011v1, whole genome shotgun sequence DNA encodes these proteins:
- the LOC136501300 gene encoding protein CHAPERONE-LIKE PROTEIN OF POR1, chloroplastic-like, with amino-acid sequence MQAAAAFNRAAFTARPLHRPPRPLLHVAGAEYALAGRRSAPLTRPRCSGSLSVGVGSYGSGHTPVFPRQQSWDPYKLLGVDHDASEEEVQSARNFLLKQYAGYEESEEAIEGAYDKIIMNSYSHRKKSNINLKSKLKKQVEESPSWLKALLGYFEVPSLEIILRRFAFFAFFAGWSIATSAETGPTFQLALSLVSCIYFLNEKMKNLVRASTTGLGVFVGGWILGSFLVPVIPAFIIPPTWSLELLTSLTAYVFMFLGCTFLK; translated from the exons ATgcaggccgccgccgccttcaACCGGGCAGCCTTCACCGCCCGCCCTCTGCATCGCCCCCCGAGGCCCCTCCTCCACGT AGCTGGGGCGGAGTATGCTTTGGCGGGAAGAAGAAGCGCGCCCCTGACACGGCCCCGGTGCTCCGGGAGCCTCTCCGTCGGCGTCGGCAGCTACGGCAGCG GGCACACTCCAGTATTTCCAAGACAACAATCATGGGATCCGTACAAACTTCTTGGCGTTGATCATGATGCATCTGAAGAAGAGGTCCAGAGTGCACGGAATTTTCTTCTAAAACAATACGCTGGGTATGAAGAAAGTGAAGAGGCCATTGAAGGTGCTTATGACAAGATAATAATGAATAGCTACTCACACCGTAAGAAATCCAACATCAATCTGAAAAGCAAGCTAAAAAAGCAAGTTGAAGAATCCCCATCATGGCTTAAGGCACTGCTTGGATACTTTGAGGTGCCATCACTAGAGATCATTTTAAGGAGATTTGCTTTTTTTGCATTCTTTGCTGGGTGGAGCATTGCAACTTCTGCTGAGACTGGGCCGACCTTTCAG CTTGCACTATCACTCGTCTCATGCATATACTTCCTCAATGAGAAGATGAAGAATCTTGTCAGGGCGTCCACCACAGG GCTCGGAGTCTTTGTGGGTGGTTGGATCTTGGGTTCTTTTCTTGTTCCAGTGATCCCAGCTTTCATCATCCCGCCTACATGGTCCCTTGAGCTCCTTACTTCGCTGACGGCTTATGTTTTCATGTTCTTGGGTTGCACTTTCCTCAAGTGA